CCTGAGATCCCCCCAGAGAGGCTCAATGATATTGGGGTCAGACTGAGATGGCCGCTCCAGAATCTTCACTCTCTTCTGTTGTAGCCAATGACAGGACGACTTGGCTTTGTGTTTTGGATGGTTGTCATGTTGGAACGTCCCAGTCCGTCCCATGCACAGCCTCCTAGCTGAGGAAtctccagtatttgctgataatgCGTTGCGTTCATCTTTCCTTCTACGCAGACCAAGTTTCCTGAGCCTTTGAAGCTCCCACATCTCCTCATCATTTGTGATCACCTCTGGGCTGTACAGTAGGCATGGCGTTCCTTCCATCATAGGCCTTGTTGTGTCCTCTCCAGATGGAACGATTCTGGTTTTCTCATCGCTCTACATcaccttgttccagaagttttgaggCTTGTGTCTGTGCTGTTTGGCGTATTGAAGGCAACATTTTTGTGGCAtcagtaatggctttcttctgaCAACTCCACCATGCAACCCATTTTTCCTCAGGCTCCTCCTTATTGTGCATCTTGTAAAAGTCGCACTGATAGATCTCAGAGACTCCTGGATTTCGGCTGATCttatgtctgggtctgtctttgcaCCCAGGCAGTTGTGTCGGACATATTGGTTGGTCTCCTTGACCTGTTTGGTTGTTGCCCCTGAGTTTCCGTTTGTTACTCACAGTGTGAACACGGCTGAGCGGCATTAGCAGTTCCTTGGAGATCTCCTTGGAGCCCTTTCCTGGTTTATTCAGTTCCGCCACCTTTTCCCGCAGATTTGTGGACAATTCTTTTGCTTTCTCCAGGACTCAGAATCCAGAAACGTCAGTGGCCGGAGGAGGAGAGATGCCGCAGAAACTTACGCAGGGGAATGCTCCACAGCCCCGACCCTTCTGATCCTGCAGAAGAATGTTCCACAGCCCCGACCATTCTGATCCTGCAGAGGAATGCTCTTGTAATATCTGGCAAGTGTGATAGCCAAATTACTTGTGGTTTGGGGCTCAGTAAGGTCTGACAGATGTGATGGTTGGTGTCACTTTTGATTAGGTAGAGATAAGGTGCCTGTAACTAGGGTCATAGTTTTCGTTGATGGGGTTCCCACTCCTCACCTTCAGAGGTAAGAAATCTAAGTTCTGACACAGCCACAAGTCTTCTGAGGTTCAGGCCTAGTCATCCATCTACCTACTACTGGGACGTTGGCTCGCCTTTACAAACGTGTAAGCTGAGGGACCTCTGTACAGAGAACGGACGGACAGACTAAGGTGATCCCTCCACATTCCAATGACTTTGTATTTGTCGCTTTCCGTTGCGGATCCATTTTTTGGACAGAGGTACAAGCCCTGAGGATGTGGATGTtttatcagttaaaaaaaaaaaaatgacggaACGGACGCAAAATGATGACAAGCACCCACTGAAATCTATATGTCTATTTACATAAGGTTTTGGGAACAGAAGAACTGTGAACCCAGCTCtaggacagcagaatagtgaatgcagctctggtggtgactgcagtataacctgatgtattagcagaattgtgactACAGTTCTGCATGGAACAACAGAATGGCGACTGCAGCCtttgatgtgactggagtattggGCCAAGCTTAACCGAAGTATTGTCACTTCAGCTCAGGATGTGATGGGATTATcagacagctctggatgtgactggagtagatcaTGCTCAGCACGTATATCACAATCCTggtgtccgtttttattcatctaGCCTAGCAACAATAGGTCAAAGCCTAATCTATAGTCCAGGTTATGTCAGCACATGTCAcgtagaattatgaatgcagctctggaggtgtaaGAAGTGATGTAAGCAAAGGATTCACACAACTTATTGTAGTAATATGAAGAGTTATCCTGAAAGTAAAACTGTCCCCGAATTGTCCTTTCTGTTTATAGACTTACGTCACGTAGAACAATAACAGCGTATACAGCTGGACTGGTGACTGACAATGGCGTCCTCGTGTCCGTGTCAGCCTCTTGTCCTCTCCGAGCTGTACAGACGTCGGTCCTGTTAGGAGGACGGGTGTGACCAGCGCCCCCTGCTGTTCCCCCATTCACAAGTCATACTGGACTTTCCAGAAGTGTCAAAAACATATCTCGCAATGTTCTGGGGGCGATTTGGGGCCAGATATTTACAACAGTGACTTCATGGACTGGTTGACACTGGTGAGGTCTCCGCTCTGTGCCTTCTGGTGTCTGTACGGCATGGAGCAGCACGAATGACTGCAGCTCGGTCCCAGAGATGGCGCGCAACGACCACAGGTTAGGTAACTGTACAAAGACCGCACAAAAGGCAGACGTCAGTCACCGGCCTAAGACACCGTTCACACCACATCTCATCATTCAACAGATGGCTACACCGCACTCAACCATATGAGGAAGGGGAAAACAAGACAATATCCGAGTAACAAGGGTGGGGGGAGGCGGCCGCCAGAGGGTGGTACAAAATCTcacatgaactaaaatggccactgagaCGGGCAATaactcattatactctgtggccaGAGGAGGGGACAGAAACAAAGAGATTTATCCTCCCCTTCTCTTTTGGGTCCTCCTTCCCTCTCGGTATCTTCATATGCCCGTGATTAGACCGCAGCGGTCATGTGGACAAGCAAGCGTCACCAGTATGagagagactccagagtataatcatttcacTGCCAATTGGATCAGGGGCCTAAGCCCCCAAACGCCAAACAAACCCAAGCCTGAAAGGTTCGCTCATCCATGTTCATCACATCACTCCTGGTGCACTTATGGCTGTACTTGCCATCATCCATCTTACCTCCACATCAAATATCCAATGCCGAGGAGCAGAACAGACGAGCTTGCGGCCAAGAGGAGCCAAGCTGTAAAGAAGAAGATACAAGAAGGGTCTGAACATGGCCATAGACATCAGAACTGTCACCCCCAGGGACCTATACTGGGAATAACCGAGCAGCGTCCAATCCCTTTGACCCGGACAGTCCGGCAGACACCACAACCTCTCCAGATATCTGCTGCTCGCTCCGACACTCACCATTCCTGGGGCTCTGCTGCTCACTATTACTCTGCCTTGCAGGACTTTCTTCTCGGACAGAGGTAGAGGTTGTCCTAGAATATGGGGCCACAGATGATGTCAGGGTCCCCAGACCTGGAAAACAGGGAGGTAGAAGCTCTCCATTAACCCAAGAACTACCAGCGCTCTGCTCCTGCTTTAGGTTGGGACCTACCTCTGTACACTATGACATATCCCGCACCACTAAGCTCATGGTCAGACTGGAAGGTTATCTGAAGGTGGTCCGTCTGAAAGGTGACATTGTTTGGAGGTTCTTGTCCCCCTGGAATCTGGAGCAGCAGGTGTCCACTGTCTCCATCCTTTAGCCTCAGAACATCATTAGGGTCTGGGATCTGAAAGGACTTAAACTGGAGGTGTATGGCCTTGGTGCCTGGGAGGAAAATATCCCAGAAACATGACCTGTCCACACTGTATTCATCTGGGAAATCTGGAGAGTACAGGACCCCCGTGGTGGAGGAGAAGTTTCCATGGCATGTACCCACCCATACTGCAGAGAAAATAACACAGCAAATGTCATGTCTGTGGCTAGTAGCCAACACGTCTGCTCCAGAGGTCTGCGCACACTCACCGCTGTACACACTCATCTTCCCGTCACCACCACAAAGCTCATCGCTCCTTCCAAAACAGACCTGGTCACACTGAGAACTACTGACCATCTGTAGAGCTGCCACATCCGAGGAACTGCCGCAGAAGCAAGCGTAGCCCGCCTCCACCCCCGCGTACTGCCGGGACAAAGGGGGTAAGGAACCAGGTCACATGATTGGAAGCATGGATGGATGATGTCAGAACGTAGAAGGTATAATATGGATGATGTCAGAACGTAGAATATATGGTATGGATGATGTCAGAACATAGAAGATATGGTATGGATGATGTCAGAACGTAGAAGATATGGTATGGATGATGTCAGAACGTAGAAGGTATAATATGGATGATGTCAGAACGTAGAAAGTATGGTATGGATGATGTCAGAACGTAGAAGGTATAATATGGATGATGTCAGAAGTCACTGTATGGATGATGTCAGAATGTAGAAGGTATAGTATGGATGATGTGAGAATGTAGAAGGTATAGTATGGATGATGTCAGAACTTAGAAGATATGGTATGGATGATGTCAGAACGTAGAAGGTATAATATGGATGATGTCAGAACGTAGAATATATGGTATGGATGATGTCAGAAGTCACTGTATGGATGATGTGAGAATGTAGAAGGTATAGTATGGATGATGTCAGAACTTAGAAGATATGGTATGGATGATGTCAGAACGTAGAAGGTATAATATGGATGATGTCAGAAGTCACTGTATGGATGATGTCAGAATGTAGAAGGTATAGTATGGATGATGTCAGAACTTAGAAGATATGGTATGGATGATGTCAGAACGTAGAAGGTATGGTATGGATGATGTCAGAACGTAGAAGGTATAATATGGATGATGTCAGAACGTAGAATATATGGTATGGATGATGTCAGAACGTAGAAGGTATGGTATGGATGATGTTAGAACGTAGAAGGTATGGTATGGATGATGTCAGAACGTAGAATATATGGTATGGATGATGTCAGAACGTAGAAGATATGGTATGGATGATGTCAGAACGTAGAAGGTATGGTATGGATGATGTCAGAACGTAGAAGGTATAATATGGATGATGTCAGAATGTAGAAGGTATAATATGGATGATGTCAGAATGTAGAAGATATGGTATGGATGATGTCAGAACGTATGGATGATGTCAGAACGTAGAAGGTATAGTATGGATGATGTCAGAACATAGAAGGTATAGTATGGATGATGTCAGAACATAGAAGATATGGTATGGATGATGTTGTGGCGTTTTTCCTACCTCAAGTCCTTTCCTCCTGCAGAATTGGATGCAGGTCTGGATGGTGAGCTTTTTTGATGTTCCACTGGCCCCACTGAGGGCAGGAGGAAAGCCCCGGTCCACGAAGCAGCCGACATATCCGGGCACTAGGGATAGAGAGACAACAATAAGCCCACAATTCTCTGCACCCCACTATACAGATGAGCCCCCCTGCGCATACTGTGGCATGATGGGATGTCGCAGTACTTCCAGTAGACTCCGTCCTCTGTCTCAGACACGTAGCACCAAGGCTGGACATCAGCATCTGGATTCCTGTAGACATAATGATCACATTGTAATAAACAGccttgtggtggtggtggtggtggcacGGCCTGGTGGCGTTGGTGACACATGTAGGTCTATAAGCACGGGACTGGTCATTGCCATGGACTGGCATCTACTCCAACTGGTCTCAGTATCACCGCTGCTGCTTGTGTCTTGTACAACAATTTCATAGCTAAACAGAATAGTGTGAGCAAGTATTTCATCCAtttatttgcccccccccccaagtgtaatGTCTTCCTTCTCCATTTggccccaaagtttaacataagcAAAACTCTGCCCACCCCTCCTCGCTCTCCTGCTGTGCTATGAGCTGTCTCTGCTCCCGGAGTCCTCAGGTGACTGCAGGAGTGATAAGAGTGATGTCATTACATCGCGCCCAGGGCCGGAGCACAAAGAGGGCACAGTGGTGAAGTAAAGAGCGGGGCAACTCCGGTCTCACCACTGTATgctacacatctgcacacagatgAAGCCAGGACGTAACTCCATTGGGAAGTCTCCACACTGGTTATCTCATGTAAGACTGTTGTGTCACCTCCAGGCTGGCTGTCTCATGTAAGACTGTTGTGTCACCTCCAGGCCGGCTGTCTCATGTAAGACTGTTGTGTCACCTCCAGGCCGACTGTCTCATGTAAGACTGTTGTGTCACCTCCAGGCTGGCTGTCTCATGTAAGACTGTTGTGTCACCTCCAGGCTGGCTGTCTCATGTAAGACTGTTGTCACCTCCAGGCCGGCTGTCTCATGTAAGACTGTTGTGTCACCTCCAGGCCGGCTGTCTCATGTAAGACTGTTGTCACCTCCGGACTCCCGACTGTCTCATGTAAGGTCATTGCTTCTCTGTGACTGTCACTCACTGCCGGTATGAGGtaatttattattgttttttttctgccatctCCTCCATGTGGAGCTTTTGCTGTTTTGAACGTCCCTTTAAGGGTAGTCTCGCTATGGAGACCTCCACCTCAGGGTGTAGTGATGGGCTACCTGGGCACCATATTGGTTGTCCCCACTTTCACGTATTGCAGCAATGGCTTAGCACTTATTGGGGCCAGAGTGTCAGCCCTTCCCCCGCCATACCTGCAATGGTTGTGGTTTCCAAGCCCCAGCTCCCCGGACGGGTCGGACTGTGTGTTGTAGCGGTGTTGGATTGTTTGGTTCCAGTACAGACAGGGAGTCTTCTCCGGCCCAGCGTAGTTCACCGAACCCCGGTAATCTCTGCCATTTACCGTGAAACATTCTGACAAGTCTGAGGATGAAACAAATGATGTCATCGAGAGGGTGGAGCCTAGTGCAGCCGAGGACACTGACAAGTGCTGTGTGTGAACAGTGACCTGGAGCTCATCTacactatatatcatatatataagcagagctgcagtgtgaaGCACAAGGGAGAGCTAAGATGGCAGCCAAGACGGTGATGAGGTAACAGGTGGATTCAGATGATGTCACTGATCACAGAGCGACACTACACACTGGTGCCCCCCGCAGGCCGGAAGGGATGAGatctacacatgtggacaaaattgttggccccCTTCATTTAATTAAAGAAAATCCCACAATGGTCCCAGAAATATCCAAAATCTGACACAAGTAATAACCAGACTCCATGCTGAcaaccacaaagcttctggggaatgtcctatggacagaggagacTTCTTGGCCCATCAGCTCTATGGTCACAGACGGAGACATGAAGCCTGCCCTGAGAAgaagactgtccctactgtgacacatggaggagctctgttatgtccctactgtgacacatggaggagctctgttatgtccctactgtgacacatggaggaggctctggtatgtccctactgtgacacatggaggagctctgttatgtccctactgtgacacatggaggaggctctggtatgtccctactgtgacacatggaggaggctctgttatgtccctactgtgacacatggaggagctctgttatgtccctactgtgacacatggagggagctctgttatgtccctactgtgacacatggaggagctctgttatgtccctactgtgacacatggaggagctctgttatgtccctactgtgacacatggagggggctctgttatgtccctactgtgacacatggaggagctctgttatgtccctactgtgacacatggagggggctctgttatgtccctactgtgacacttggaggagctctgttatgtccctactgtgacacatggagggggctctgttatgtccctactgtgacacatggagggagctctgttatgtccctactgtgacacatggagggggctctgttatgtccctactgtgacacatggaggagctctgttatgtccctactgtgacacatggaggagctctgttatgtccctactgtgacacatggagggagctctgttatgtccctactgtgacacatggagggggctctgttatgtccctactgtgacacatggaggagctctgttatgtccctactgtgacacatggaggagctctgttatgtccctactgtgacacatggaggagctctgttatgtccctactgtgacacatggaggagctctgttatgtccctactgtgacaaatggaggagctctgttatgtccctactgtgacacatggaggagctctgttatgtccctactgtgacacatggaggagctctgttatgtccctactgtgacacatggaggagctctgttatgtccctactgtgacacatggaggagctctgttatgtccctactgtgacacatggaggagctctgttatgtccctactgtgacacatggaggagctctgttatgtccctactgtgacacatggaggagctctgttatgtccctactgtgacacatggaggtagctctgttatgtccctactgtgacacatggagggggctctgttatgtccctactgtgacacatggagggggctctgttatgtccctactgtgacacatggaggagctctgttatgtccctactgtgacacatggaggagctttgttatgtccatactgtgacacatggaggagctctgttatgtccatactgtgacacatggaggagctctgttatgtccctactgtgacacatggaggagctctgttatgtccctactgtgacacatggaggagctctgttatgtccctactgtgacacatggagttctgttatgtccctactgtgacacatggaggagctctgttatgtccctactgtgacacatggaggagctctgttatgtccctactgtgacacatggaggagctctgttatgtccctactgtgacacatggaggagctctgttatgtccctactgtgacacatgaaggagctctgttatgtccctactgtgacacatggagggagctctgttatgtccctactgtgacacatggagggagctctgttatgtccctactgtgacacatggagggagctctgttatgtccctactgtgacacatgaaggagctctgttatgtccctactgtgacacatggagggagctctgttatgtccctactgtgacacatggagggagctctgttatgtccctactgtgacacatggagggagctctgttatgtccctactgtgacacatggagggagctctgttatgtccctactgtgacacatggagggggctctgttatgtccctactgtgacacatggagggggctctgttatgtccttactgtgacacatggaggagctctgttatgtcccttctgtgacacatggagggggctctgttatgtccctactgtgacacatggaggagctcagtaatgtccctactgtgacacatggaggagctctgttatgtccctactgtgacacatggagggagctctgttatgtccctactgtgacacatggaggagctctgttatgtccctactgtgacacatggagggggctctgttatgtccttactgtgacacatggaggagctctgttatgtcccttctgtgacacatggagggggctctgttatgtccctactgtgacacatggaggagctctgttatgtccctactgtgacacatggagggagctctgttatgtccctactgtgacacatggagggagctctgttatgtccctactgtgacacatggagggagctctgttatgtccctactgtgacacatggagggggctctgttatgtccctactgtgacacatggagggggctctgttatgtccctactgtgacacatggagggggctctgttatgtccttactgtgacacatggaggagctctgttatgtcccttctgtgacacatgggggggggctctgttatgtccctactgtgacacatggggggggctctgttatgtccttactgtgacacatggggggggctctgttatgtccctactgtgacacatggagggggctctgttatgtccctactgtgacacatggagggggctctgttatgtccctactgtgacacatggaggagctctgttatgtccctactgtgacacatggaggagctctgttatgtccctactgtgacacatggagggggctctgttatgtccctactgtgacacatggaggagctctgttatgtccctactgtgacacatggaggagctctgttatgtccctactgtgacacatggagggagctctgttatgtccctactgtgacacatggaggagctctgttatgtccctactgtgacacatggaggagctctgttatgtccctactgtgacacatggaggagctctgttatgtccctactgtgacacatggaggagctctgttatgtccctactgtgacacatggaggagctctgttatgtccctactgtgacacatggaggagctctgttatgtccctactgtgacacatggaggagctctgttatgtccctactgtgacacatggaggagctctgttatgtccctactgtgacacatggagggggctctgttatgtccctactgtgacacatggaggagctctgttatgtccctactgtgacacatggaggagctctgttatgtccctactgtgacacatggagttctgttatgtccctactgtgacacatggaggagctctgttatgtccctactgtgacacatggaggagctctgttatgtccctactgtgacacatggaggagctctgttatgtccctactgtgacacatggaggagctctgttatgtccctactgtgacacatgaaggagctctgttatgtccctactgtgacacatggagggagctctgttatgtccctactgtgacacatggagggagctctgttatgtccctactgtgacacatggagggagctctgttatgtccctactgtgacacatggagggggctctgttatgtccctactgtgacacatggagggggctctgttatgtccttactgtgacacatggaggagctctgttatgtccctactgtgacacatggagggggctctgttatgtccctactgtgacacatggagggggctctgttatgtccctactgtgacacatggagggggctctgttatgtccctactgtgacacatggaggagctctgttatgtccctactgtgacacatggagggggctctgttatgtccctactgtgacacatggaggagctctgttatgtccctactgtgacacatggagggggctctgttatgtccctactgtgacacatggaggagctctgttatgtccctactgtgacacatggagggggctctgttatgtccctactgtgacacatggaggaggctctgttatgtccctactgtgacacatggagggagctctgttatgtcctactgtgacacatggagggggctctgttatgtccctactgtgacacatggagggggctctgttatgtccctactgtgacacatggaggagctctgttatgtccctactgtgacacatggggggggctctgttatgtccctactgtgacacatggaggagctctgttatgtccctactgtgacacatggggggggggctctgttatgtccctactgtgacacatggagggagctctgttatgtccctactgtgacacatggaggagctctgttatgtccctactgtgacacatgggggggggctctgttatgtccctactgtgacacatggagggagctctgttatgtccctactgtgacacatggagggggctctgttatgtccctactgtgacacatggaggaggctctgttatgtccctactgtgacacatggaggggctctgttatgtccctactgtgacacatggaggagctctgttatgtccctactgtgacacatggaggaggctctgttatgtccctactgtgacacatggaggagctctgttatgtccctactgtgacacatggagggagctctgttatgtccctactgtgacacatggaggaggctctgttatgtccctactgtgacacatggagggggctctgttatgtccctactgtgacacatggagggagctctgttatgtccctactgtgacacatggggggggctctgttatgtccctactgtgacacatggagggagctctgtaatgtccctactgtgacacatggaggaggctctgttatgtccctactgtgacacatggaggaggctctgttatgtccctactgtgacacatggaggaggctctgttatgtccctactgtgacacatggaggaggctctgttatgtccctactgtgacacatggaggggggctctgttatgtccctactgtgacacatggaggaggctctgttatgtccctactgtgacacatggaggaggctctgttatgtccctactgtgacacatggagggggctctgttatgtccctactgtgacacatggaggagctctgttatgtccctactgtgacacatggagggggctctgttatgtccctactgtgacacatggaggaggctctgttatgtccctactgtgacacatggagggggctctgttatgtccctactgtgacacatggaggagctctgttatgtccctactgtgacacatggaggagctctgttatgtccctactgtgacacatggaggggctctgttatgtccctactgtgacacatggaggagctctgttatgtccctactgtgacacatggagggagctctgttatgtccctactgtgacacatggagggagctctgttatgtccctactgtgacacatggagggagctctgttatgtccctactgtgacacatggagggggctctgttatgtccctactgtgacacatggagggggctctgttatgtccctactgtgacacatggagggggctctgttatgtccttactgtgacacatggaggagctctgttatgtccctactgtgacacatggaggggggctctgttatgtccctactgtgacacatggagggggctctgttatgtccttactgtgacacatgggggggggctctgttatgtccctactgtgacacatggagggggctctgttatgtccctactgtgacacatggagggggctctgttatgtccctactgtgacacatggaggagctctgttatgtccctactgtgacacatggaggagctctgttatgtccctactgtgacacatggagggaggctctgttatgtccctactgtgacacatggagggagctctgttatgtccctactgtgacacatggagggagctctgttatgtccctactgtgacacatggaggagctctgttatgtcccttcttactgtgacacatggaggaggctctgttatgtccctactgtgacacatggagggagctctgttatgtccct
This region of Leptodactylus fuscus isolate aLepFus1 chromosome 8, aLepFus1.hap2, whole genome shotgun sequence genomic DNA includes:
- the KREMEN2 gene encoding kremen protein 2, giving the protein MTSFVSSSDLSECFTVNGRDYRGSVNYAGPEKTPCLYWNQTIQHRYNTQSDPSGELGLGNHNHCRNPDADVQPWCYVSETEDGVYWKYCDIPSCHMPGYVGCFVDRGFPPALSGASGTSKKLTIQTCIQFCRRKGLEYAGVEAGYACFCGSSSDVAALQMVSSSQCDQVCFGRSDELCGGDGKMSVYSVWVGTCHGNFSSTTGVLYSPDFPDEYSVDRSCFWDIFLPGTKAIHLQFKSFQIPDPNDVLRLKDGDSGHLLLQIPGGQEPPNNVTFQTDHLQITFQSDHELSGAGYVIVYRGLGTLTSSVAPYSRTTSTSVREESPARQSNSEQQSPRNGECRSEQQISGEVVVSAGLSGSKGLDAARLAPLGRKLVCSAPRHWIFDVELPNLWSLRAISGTELQSFVLLHAVQTPEGTERRPHQCQPVHEVTVILQEHSSAGSEWSGLWNILLQDQKGRGCGAFPCKAKELSTNLREKVAELNKPGKGSKEISKELLMPLSRVHTVSNKRKLRGNNQTGQGDQPICPTQLPGCKDRPRHKISRNPGVSEIYQCDFYKMHNKEEPEEKWVAWWSCQKKAITDATKMLPSIRQTAQTQASKLLEQGDVER